A DNA window from Litorivicinus lipolyticus contains the following coding sequences:
- the adk gene encoding adenylate kinase: MRIILLGAPGAGKGTQAQFICEKFDIPQISTGDMLRAAVKAGSALGVAAKKIMDAGGLVSDDIIIGLVKDRLLEADCANGCLFDGFPRTIPQAEALRENGVAIDKVIEIHVEDEEIVSRMSGRRVHPGSGRTYHVVFNPPKVEDRDDVTGDALIQREDDHEDTVRKRLSVYHSQTAPLVNFYTRWGVDQPADAPDLVRVEGVGSVDAIRSRVFGALEVTA; this comes from the coding sequence ATGAGAATCATTTTGCTAGGCGCGCCGGGCGCAGGAAAGGGCACGCAAGCTCAATTTATCTGTGAAAAGTTCGACATTCCGCAGATTTCAACCGGCGACATGCTGCGTGCGGCGGTCAAGGCCGGCAGTGCACTGGGCGTCGCTGCCAAAAAGATTATGGACGCCGGTGGGCTGGTGTCGGACGACATCATCATCGGTCTGGTCAAAGACCGCTTGCTCGAGGCGGATTGTGCCAATGGCTGCCTATTTGACGGTTTCCCGCGGACGATTCCGCAGGCCGAGGCGCTGCGTGAAAACGGTGTGGCGATTGATAAAGTGATTGAAATTCATGTCGAAGACGAAGAAATCGTTAGTCGTATGAGTGGGCGCCGCGTGCACCCGGGTTCGGGGCGTACTTATCACGTTGTGTTTAATCCGCCGAAGGTTGAAGACCGGGACGACGTCACTGGGGACGCTTTGATTCAGCGCGAAGACGACCATGAGGACACGGTCCGCAAGCGTTTGTCGGTGTACCACAGCCAAACCGCGCCGCTGGTCAATTTTTACACGCGTTGGGGCGTTGACCAGCCGGCGGATGCGCCGGACTTGGTTCGTGTCGAGGGTGTCGGCAGCGTTGATGCGATTCGCTCGCGCGTGTTTGGTGCGCTGGAAGTTACGGCCTAG